The Caulifigura coniformis genome includes a region encoding these proteins:
- the groL gene encoding chaperonin GroEL (60 kDa chaperone family; promotes refolding of misfolded polypeptides especially under stressful conditions; forms two stacked rings of heptamers to form a barrel-shaped 14mer; ends can be capped by GroES; misfolded proteins enter the barrel where they are refolded when GroES binds), producing the protein MAKLLSFDEDAHKKLLEGVSKLAKAVSSTLGPRGRNAVLDKGWGSPKITKDGVTVAQDVELEDKFENCAVQLVKEAASKTGDLAGDGTTTATVLSEAIYREGLKFIAAGADAMSLSRGVQKAVEKVTEELKKMAKPVAANDRKAIEQVARIAGNNDPEIGKILADAMLKVGKDGVITIEEGRGTQTEVELVEGMQFERGYLSPHFVTNEDKQTVELDNCKILIHEEKISNARTLVPVLEAISKSGAPLLIIAEDIEGEALATLVVNKLRGIVKVAAVKAPGYGDRRKAMLEDLAILTGGKAFFKDLGEKLETVNLKDLGTAKKIIIDAENTTVVQGGGQKGAVEGRAAQIRSEIEKTDSDYDREKLQERLAKLAGGVAQINVGAHTETEMKERKDLIDDAMHATRAAVEEGIVPGGGVALLRCGKSLDKVDASGDEALGVKLVKNVLEMPLRKIAENAGLDGAVVANNVRKNSDKNYGFDALNEEYGDMFAMGVVDPAKVVRTALQNAASVASLLMTTDSVVVEAPKPPEAKDGHHDHDHDMGGMGGMGGMGMPGMGGMGDF; encoded by the coding sequence GTGGCGAAGCTGTTGAGTTTCGATGAAGACGCCCACAAGAAGTTGCTCGAAGGCGTCTCCAAGCTGGCGAAAGCCGTCTCGAGCACCCTCGGCCCCCGCGGCAGGAATGCCGTCCTCGACAAAGGATGGGGCTCCCCGAAGATCACGAAGGACGGCGTGACCGTCGCCCAGGACGTCGAACTCGAAGACAAGTTCGAGAACTGCGCCGTCCAGCTCGTGAAGGAAGCCGCCTCCAAGACGGGCGACCTCGCCGGTGACGGCACGACGACCGCCACGGTGCTGTCGGAAGCCATCTATCGCGAAGGCCTGAAGTTCATTGCCGCCGGCGCGGACGCGATGTCGCTCAGCCGCGGCGTGCAGAAGGCCGTCGAGAAGGTGACCGAAGAGCTGAAGAAGATGGCGAAGCCGGTCGCCGCGAATGACCGCAAGGCCATCGAGCAGGTCGCCCGGATCGCCGGCAACAACGATCCTGAGATCGGCAAGATCCTGGCTGATGCCATGCTGAAGGTCGGCAAGGACGGCGTGATCACGATCGAAGAAGGCCGCGGCACGCAGACGGAAGTCGAGCTGGTCGAAGGCATGCAGTTCGAGCGGGGCTACCTGTCGCCGCACTTCGTCACGAACGAAGACAAGCAGACGGTCGAGCTCGACAACTGCAAGATCCTGATCCACGAAGAGAAGATTTCGAATGCCCGCACCCTCGTGCCGGTTCTCGAAGCCATCTCGAAGTCGGGCGCTCCGCTGCTGATCATCGCCGAGGACATCGAAGGCGAAGCTCTGGCGACCCTCGTGGTCAACAAGCTCCGCGGCATCGTGAAGGTGGCCGCTGTGAAGGCCCCGGGCTACGGCGACCGCCGCAAGGCGATGCTGGAAGACCTGGCGATCCTCACCGGGGGCAAGGCGTTCTTCAAGGACCTCGGCGAGAAGCTCGAGACCGTCAACCTGAAGGACCTCGGCACGGCGAAGAAGATCATCATCGACGCCGAGAACACCACGGTCGTTCAGGGCGGCGGACAGAAGGGGGCAGTCGAAGGCCGCGCGGCCCAGATCCGCTCCGAAATCGAAAAGACTGACAGCGACTACGACCGCGAGAAGCTCCAGGAGCGGCTCGCGAAGCTCGCCGGCGGTGTGGCCCAGATCAACGTCGGGGCTCACACTGAAACCGAGATGAAGGAACGCAAGGACCTGATCGACGACGCCATGCACGCGACGCGTGCGGCCGTCGAAGAAGGCATCGTTCCCGGCGGCGGCGTGGCGTTGCTTCGTTGCGGCAAGTCGCTCGACAAGGTCGATGCCTCGGGTGACGAAGCCCTGGGCGTGAAGCTCGTGAAGAACGTGCTTGAGATGCCGCTGCGGAAGATCGCGGAGAACGCCGGCCTCGATGGCGCCGTCGTCGCGAACAACGTCCGCAAGAATTCCGACAAGAACTACGGTTTCGACGCCCTGAACGAAGAGTATGGCGACATGTTCGCCATGGGTGTCGTCGACCCGGCCAAGGTCGTTCGCACGGCCCTGCAGAACGCCGCCTCGGTGGCGAGCCTGCTGATGACGACCGACTCCGTCGTCGTCGAAGCCCCGAAGCCGCCGGAAGCCAAAGACGGCCACCACGACCATGACCACGACATGGGTGGCATGGGCGGAATGGGTGGCATGGGAATGCCCGGCATGGGCGGCATGGGTGACTTCTAG
- a CDS encoding DUF72 domain-containing protein — protein MIWHIGTSGYSYPAWKGSFYPDKLPAKQFLSYYATQFDVVEYNGSFRTLPSDKSIDDWATQTPAAFRFVLKAPQKITHIRRLKEAGDDLQQLAACVTRLKKRAAPVLFQLPPNFKQDLARLEEFLKHAKKPIQAAFEFRHESWLNDDTCRLLKKHKAALVVADAEDLPETPLVPTAGWGYLRLRRENYTDAALRKWIRRIEAMNWKEVFVFFKHEDTGTGPKLGQRLLRLTDSP, from the coding sequence ATGATCTGGCACATCGGAACCAGCGGTTACAGCTATCCCGCCTGGAAAGGCTCGTTCTACCCCGACAAGCTCCCAGCGAAGCAGTTCCTGAGCTACTACGCGACGCAGTTCGACGTGGTCGAATACAACGGTTCGTTCCGCACCTTGCCCAGCGACAAGTCGATCGACGACTGGGCAACGCAGACACCGGCCGCGTTTCGATTCGTCCTGAAAGCGCCGCAGAAGATCACACACATCCGGCGGCTCAAGGAGGCCGGAGACGATCTGCAGCAGCTGGCCGCGTGCGTGACGAGGCTGAAGAAACGGGCCGCCCCGGTCCTGTTCCAGCTGCCGCCGAATTTCAAACAGGACCTGGCCCGACTCGAGGAATTCCTGAAGCACGCCAAGAAGCCGATCCAGGCGGCCTTCGAGTTTCGCCACGAGAGCTGGCTGAACGACGACACCTGCCGCCTGCTGAAGAAGCACAAGGCGGCGCTCGTCGTCGCGGACGCCGAAGACCTTCCCGAGACGCCGCTCGTGCCGACGGCTGGCTGGGGCTATCTGCGACTTCGTCGCGAGAACTACACCGACGCCGCTCTCAGGAAGTGGATCCGGCGGATCGAAGCCATGAACTGGAAAGAGGTCTTCGTGTTCTTCAAGCACGAAGACACGGGCACGGGGCCGAAGCTGGGCCAAAGGCTGTTGCGGCTTACTGATTCACCGTGA
- the groES gene encoding co-chaperone GroES, with protein sequence MAVSLKPLDDRVVVSPLDAEEMTAGGIVLPDSAKEKPQRGKVVAVGPGKLLESGERCPVALVVGDEVLFGKYGGTEIEVDGEEIKILRESDILAKIV encoded by the coding sequence ATGGCTGTTTCGCTGAAGCCCCTGGATGATCGCGTTGTCGTCAGCCCGCTCGACGCCGAAGAGATGACGGCTGGCGGCATCGTCCTTCCGGACAGCGCCAAGGAAAAGCCGCAGCGCGGCAAGGTCGTCGCTGTCGGCCCCGGCAAGCTGCTGGAAAGCGGCGAACGCTGCCCGGTCGCCCTGGTCGTCGGTGACGAAGTCCTCTTCGGCAAGTACGGCGGCACCGAAATCGAAGTCGACGGCGAAGAGATCAAGATCCTTCGCGAGTCCGACATCCTCGCCAAGATCGTCTGA
- a CDS encoding RNA polymerase sigma factor: MGYEIQRTIDAVWRMESARLIAGLARMVRDVGLAEELAQDALVVALEQWPQTGLPENPGAWLMATAKRRALDQLRRRKMLDRKHAELGREREAVELAVPDLDDALDNDIGDDLLRLIFTACHPILSTEARAALTLRLLGGLTTDEIARAFLVAEPTVAQRIVRAKRTLSEEKIAIEVPRGPELAERLSSVLEVIYLIFNEGYTATAGDDWMRPTLCDEALRLGRVLAELEPNEPEVHALVALMEIQASRTRARVGANGEPVLLLDQNRALWDQLLIRRGLAALQRCEQSGRPRGPYTLQAAIAACHARARKASETDWSRIAWLYSELARINPSPVVELNRAVAVSMAEGPAAGLEIVDQLASEPLLKNYHLLPSVRGDLLQKIGRVDEAREEFERAATLTRNERERALLMSRAMTCHVQGQS, encoded by the coding sequence ATGGGCTACGAAATCCAGCGTACGATCGACGCCGTCTGGCGGATGGAATCGGCCCGGCTGATTGCCGGACTCGCGCGAATGGTGCGCGACGTCGGCCTGGCTGAAGAGCTGGCCCAGGACGCTCTCGTCGTCGCCCTCGAGCAATGGCCCCAGACGGGCCTGCCCGAGAATCCCGGCGCCTGGCTGATGGCGACGGCCAAGCGTCGCGCGCTCGACCAGCTTCGACGCCGGAAAATGCTCGACCGCAAGCACGCCGAACTCGGACGCGAGCGCGAAGCGGTCGAACTGGCGGTCCCCGATCTCGACGACGCCCTCGACAACGACATCGGCGACGACCTGCTGCGGCTGATCTTCACCGCCTGTCACCCGATTCTCTCCACCGAAGCGCGGGCGGCGCTGACGCTCAGACTTCTCGGGGGCCTCACGACGGATGAGATCGCGCGGGCCTTCCTCGTGGCCGAACCGACCGTCGCCCAGCGGATCGTGCGGGCGAAACGCACGCTCTCCGAAGAAAAGATCGCCATCGAAGTTCCCCGAGGGCCGGAGCTGGCGGAGCGGCTCTCTTCGGTGCTGGAAGTCATCTACCTGATTTTCAACGAAGGTTACACGGCGACAGCCGGCGACGACTGGATGAGACCGACGCTGTGTGACGAAGCGTTGCGCCTGGGTCGCGTGCTCGCGGAACTCGAGCCGAACGAGCCCGAGGTGCATGCGCTCGTGGCGCTGATGGAGATCCAGGCCTCCCGGACGCGGGCCCGCGTCGGGGCGAACGGCGAACCCGTGCTGCTGCTCGACCAGAATCGCGCACTGTGGGATCAGCTTCTCATTCGCCGCGGTCTTGCCGCCCTGCAGCGCTGCGAGCAATCCGGTCGGCCGCGCGGACCGTACACCCTCCAGGCCGCCATCGCCGCGTGCCACGCGCGGGCTCGCAAGGCGAGTGAGACCGACTGGTCGCGGATCGCATGGCTGTACAGTGAACTGGCCCGGATCAACCCGTCGCCCGTCGTCGAGCTCAACCGGGCTGTCGCGGTGTCGATGGCCGAAGGTCCGGCCGCGGGTCTGGAGATTGTCGACCAGCTGGCCAGCGAGCCGCTCCTCAAGAACTACCACCTGCTGCCGAGCGTCCGCGGCGACCTGCTGCAGAAGATCGGGCGTGTCGACGAGGCCCGCGAGGAATTCGAGCGAGCCGCCACGCTCACCCGCAACGAGCGTGAACGAGCCCTCCTTATGTCGCGAGCGATGACCTGTCACGTCCAGGGACAATCATGA
- a CDS encoding DoxX family protein yields MPAQPKWMSICGWILTVLVTAAMVMSGVMKFSNDPQLIEGIEKMRITKEIVQKIGAVEIACAVLYLIPRTTVLGAMLLNGYLGGAVFVHVQKGDPIGEMMTPVIIGVLAWLGVFLREPRLRAIVPWRTKAPTVTVNQ; encoded by the coding sequence ATGCCTGCACAGCCGAAGTGGATGTCGATCTGCGGATGGATTCTGACCGTGCTGGTCACGGCCGCGATGGTCATGAGCGGCGTCATGAAGTTCAGCAACGATCCGCAGTTGATCGAAGGCATCGAGAAGATGCGGATCACGAAAGAGATCGTTCAAAAGATCGGCGCGGTGGAGATCGCCTGTGCCGTGCTCTACCTCATCCCTCGTACGACCGTGCTGGGCGCGATGCTGCTCAACGGTTACCTCGGAGGGGCCGTGTTCGTGCATGTTCAGAAGGGGGATCCGATCGGCGAAATGATGACCCCGGTCATCATCGGCGTCCTCGCCTGGCTGGGTGTGTTCCTGCGCGAGCCCCGGCTGCGGGCGATTGTTCCCTGGCGGACCAAAGCTCCGACCGTCACGGTGAATCAGTAA
- a CDS encoding hydrolase has product MPATNGMLDADDAVMLLIDHQSGLFNTVRDLPIPDLRKYAIALAKTASLLKIPVITTASVPDGPNGPLIPEIHQYAPHAVYVPRTGQINAWDNPPFVEAIEKTGRKTLIIAGTLTSVCMAFPAISAIQAGYKAYCVVDASGNWSKMATDITIARIAQAGAIPTDTFAIAAELMRTWNRPEGSRFAKILAEICPEYQCLIESYDKAQAIAKSGPETKLDKYQ; this is encoded by the coding sequence ATGCCTGCCACGAACGGAATGCTCGACGCCGATGACGCCGTCATGCTGCTCATCGATCACCAGAGCGGCCTGTTCAACACCGTTCGCGATCTGCCGATTCCCGACCTGCGGAAGTACGCCATCGCCCTCGCAAAAACCGCATCGCTCCTGAAGATCCCGGTGATTACCACCGCCTCGGTGCCGGATGGCCCCAATGGCCCGCTGATTCCGGAGATTCACCAGTACGCGCCGCATGCCGTGTACGTTCCGCGCACGGGACAGATCAACGCCTGGGACAATCCGCCGTTCGTGGAAGCCATCGAAAAGACAGGCCGCAAGACGCTCATCATCGCCGGCACTCTCACCAGCGTGTGCATGGCTTTCCCGGCGATCAGCGCCATCCAGGCCGGTTACAAGGCGTATTGCGTGGTCGACGCTTCGGGCAACTGGAGCAAGATGGCGACCGACATCACCATCGCCCGCATCGCTCAGGCCGGGGCCATCCCGACGGACACCTTCGCGATCGCCGCGGAACTGATGCGCACCTGGAACCGTCCGGAAGGTTCCCGATTCGCGAAAATCCTCGCCGAGATCTGCCCCGAGTACCAATGCCTGATCGAAAGCTACGACAAGGCCCAGGCCATCGCGAAAAGCGGCCCGGAGACGAAGCTCGACAAGTATCAATAG
- a CDS encoding UvrB/UvrC motif-containing protein: MKKCRRCTKPATMHITEIREGQAQSLHLCETCAQEYLNSVEVGGSSEEFQAESVSSKPSLKVKSEEAEESADDGKTCPFCGITFKQFRSQGRLGCAHDYEVFHDDLIPLLESVHSDTQHVGKCPPRTSSESREHYELFRLRNDLKAAIDNESYEEAARLRDRIRQLEAKGRGEE, encoded by the coding sequence ATGAAGAAGTGCCGACGCTGCACCAAGCCCGCCACCATGCACATCACGGAAATCCGTGAAGGGCAGGCGCAGTCGCTCCACCTCTGCGAGACGTGCGCCCAGGAATACCTGAATTCCGTTGAAGTCGGTGGATCGTCGGAAGAGTTTCAGGCGGAGTCGGTCTCTTCCAAGCCTTCGTTGAAAGTGAAGTCGGAGGAAGCCGAGGAGTCCGCGGACGATGGCAAGACCTGCCCGTTCTGCGGAATCACCTTCAAGCAGTTTCGCAGTCAGGGGCGTCTCGGCTGTGCCCACGACTATGAGGTCTTCCACGACGACCTGATTCCGCTGCTGGAAAGCGTTCACAGCGACACCCAGCATGTCGGCAAATGCCCTCCCCGGACGTCGTCCGAAAGTCGCGAGCACTATGAGCTGTTCCGCCTGCGGAACGACCTGAAGGCCGCCATCGACAACGAGTCGTATGAAGAGGCGGCCCGGCTCCGCGACCGCATCCGACAGCTCGAAGCCAAAGGACGGGGTGAGGAGTAG
- a CDS encoding restriction endonuclease, protein MMSLGFSVEEDSDEAALVADTERLLAEYIREQESLIQVHHIALTQKVIRDLQIDPKLIYSLSPDTFEVLVCDRLSKMDFEVRRTGNVNQKDGGIDIVFWKDGPVPILGAAQAKHHRTREATTRAPEIRDFQGALGDEFQVGIVVTNTGFSADAKWFAEHRSTILRLRDGDELQRWIRDDFTRGLQQFDAQRTIELCPGVSIDVPWFK, encoded by the coding sequence ATGATGTCATTAGGCTTCTCCGTCGAAGAAGACTCCGACGAGGCCGCACTGGTTGCCGACACGGAACGATTGTTAGCCGAGTACATTCGTGAGCAAGAGTCACTGATTCAGGTCCACCACATCGCGCTGACGCAAAAAGTCATTCGCGATTTGCAAATCGACCCGAAGCTGATTTACTCGCTGAGCCCCGACACCTTCGAGGTTCTCGTGTGCGACCGACTTTCAAAAATGGACTTTGAGGTTCGGCGAACAGGCAACGTGAACCAGAAAGACGGTGGCATTGACATTGTCTTTTGGAAGGATGGGCCAGTGCCAATTCTGGGGGCGGCGCAAGCAAAGCACCACCGCACCCGTGAGGCAACGACCCGCGCTCCCGAGATTCGCGATTTCCAAGGCGCATTGGGCGACGAGTTCCAAGTGGGAATCGTCGTGACCAACACGGGCTTTTCGGCAGACGCCAAGTGGTTTGCAGAGCACCGATCCACCATCTTGCGACTCCGAGACGGAGATGAGTTGCAGCGATGGATTCGGGACGACTTCACGCGGGGACTCCAACAATTCGATGCCCAGCGCACTATTGAACTTTGCCCTGGAGTGTCAATCGACGTGCCATGGTTCAAGTGA